The genomic region TAGAAGTACCATACTACAAACAGCAGGAATGGTATACCTGTGGTCCGGCGTGCCTTAGAATGTTGCTAAAACACATTGGCATCTCGGCACCAGAAGAAGATGTAGCAAAGGCATGCAAAACAACCGAACTTGGCACCACTCCGATGCAACTGGTAAAAGGTTCAAAGGTATTTGGATTCAATGCAGATGCTATAAAATATGAAGACATTGATGATTTAAAATCTACGCTAAAAAGCGGCAATCCAGTCATTGTACTGCTTGATGCTGGAATACTATACGGAGGAGTACAGGGA from ANME-2 cluster archaeon harbors:
- a CDS encoding C39 family peptidase: MIVLEVPYYKQQEWYTCGPACLRMLLKHIGISAPEEDVAKACKTTELGTTPMQLVKGSKVFGFNADAIKYEDIDDLKSTLKSGNPVIVLLDAGILYGGVQGFGHFVVITGFDNNNIIYHDPDIPDGQDAKCSIERFMQAWSALKCWVIKLQKVKQ